One window of Methylococcus sp. EFPC2 genomic DNA carries:
- a CDS encoding Rieske 2Fe-2S domain-containing protein: MNELFAVCRTVEIDEEQARGFWLAIRTESGEVKPWPILVTRKGNRFFGFENVCPHAGSRLDTVPGQFLDEDGNFLTCGKHRAQFDIDTGKCFIGPCQGKQLAPVTLVIDDGDVCVTGVELAEEDGLDRGD, translated from the coding sequence ATGAACGAGTTATTTGCGGTTTGCCGTACCGTTGAAATCGACGAAGAGCAGGCACGCGGCTTCTGGCTGGCGATACGGACCGAGAGCGGCGAGGTGAAGCCCTGGCCCATCCTGGTGACCCGCAAGGGCAACCGCTTTTTCGGTTTCGAGAACGTGTGCCCTCATGCGGGCAGCCGCTTGGACACGGTGCCGGGACAGTTTCTGGACGAAGACGGCAACTTCCTGACCTGCGGCAAGCATCGCGCCCAGTTCGACATCGATACCGGCAAGTGTTTCATCGGTCCCTGCCAGGGCAAACAACTCGCGCCCGTGACCCTGGTGATCGACGACGGTGATGTTTGCGTTACCGGAGTGGAACTGGCCGAGGAGGATGGTTTGGACAGGGGCGACTGA
- a CDS encoding ABC transporter ATP-binding protein — MLNWFEKRVNPFPAESSPPLPSGLFPFLWVCTQGLRRWIAAMTLLTAVIGVFEAILFGMLGRVVDWLERVEPARLWIDERDKLLLLAGILLASPLVIAGQTMIKHQVLLGNFPMRLRWNFHRRMLGQSMSFYQDEFAGRVATKVMQTALAARDTVLVLTDILVFVVIYFVTMVLVAASFDTVLLFPFLIWLVLYAGTLRFFVPRLGSVAQSQADARSLMTGRITDAYANIATVKLFSHAGREAAYARRAMEEFLRTVYRQGRLVTRFQIVIHTLNMLLVSGTAGSCLWLWSEGRVGVGAVAAATAMAMRLNGISHWVMWEVSGLFEHIGTVQDGMNTLSRIRAVTDRPDSLALQVKQGEIRFESVGFGYGKDGPKLFERFNLSVHPGEKIGLVGRSGAGKSTLVNLLLRFYDLDAGRILIDGQDISQVTQESLRAQVGMVTQDTSLLHRSVRDNLLYGRPGAGEMEMIAAARRAEAHDFILGLTDPKGRIGYDAHVGERGVKLSGGQRQRIAIARVMLKDAPILLLDEATSALDSEVEAAIQESLYRLMEGKTVVAIAHRLSTIAAMDRLVVMDKGRIVEEGAHAQLLARGGLYARLWAHQSGGFLGELLEEVGEAEAVA, encoded by the coding sequence ATGCTGAACTGGTTTGAAAAACGGGTAAATCCTTTCCCCGCCGAGTCTTCTCCGCCCCTGCCGAGCGGATTGTTCCCTTTTCTTTGGGTCTGCACGCAAGGTCTCAGGCGCTGGATCGCCGCCATGACTCTGCTCACCGCCGTCATCGGCGTGTTCGAAGCCATTCTGTTCGGCATGCTGGGGCGTGTCGTCGACTGGCTGGAGCGGGTGGAGCCGGCGCGGCTGTGGATCGACGAGCGCGATAAACTGCTGCTCTTGGCCGGCATACTCCTGGCCAGCCCGCTGGTGATCGCGGGCCAGACCATGATCAAGCACCAGGTCTTGCTGGGCAATTTCCCCATGCGGCTGCGCTGGAACTTTCACCGGCGGATGCTGGGCCAGAGCATGAGCTTCTACCAGGACGAATTCGCCGGCCGGGTCGCCACCAAGGTCATGCAAACCGCGCTGGCGGCGCGCGACACCGTGCTGGTGCTCACCGACATCCTGGTCTTCGTGGTCATCTATTTTGTGACCATGGTGCTGGTGGCCGCCAGTTTCGACACGGTGCTGCTGTTTCCCTTCCTGATCTGGCTGGTGCTGTACGCCGGCACCTTGCGATTCTTCGTGCCGCGCTTGGGGTCGGTGGCGCAGAGCCAGGCCGATGCGCGCTCCCTGATGACCGGACGCATCACCGACGCCTACGCCAACATCGCCACCGTCAAGCTGTTCTCGCACGCCGGGCGCGAGGCGGCCTATGCGCGCCGCGCGATGGAGGAGTTCCTGCGTACCGTGTACCGGCAGGGTCGCTTGGTGACCCGCTTCCAGATCGTGATCCATACCCTGAACATGCTGCTGGTGTCGGGCACCGCGGGTTCCTGCCTGTGGTTGTGGAGCGAAGGCCGGGTGGGCGTGGGCGCGGTGGCTGCCGCCACCGCCATGGCCATGCGCCTCAACGGGATCTCCCATTGGGTAATGTGGGAGGTTTCCGGCCTGTTCGAGCACATTGGCACGGTACAGGACGGCATGAACACGCTCTCCCGGATCCGCGCCGTCACCGACCGGCCCGACTCCCTGGCCTTGCAGGTGAAACAGGGCGAGATTCGCTTCGAGTCGGTGGGCTTCGGATACGGCAAGGATGGCCCGAAACTTTTCGAACGCTTCAACCTCAGCGTCCACCCGGGCGAAAAGATCGGCCTGGTGGGCCGTTCCGGCGCCGGCAAATCGACTCTGGTGAACCTGCTGCTGCGCTTCTACGATCTGGATGCCGGCCGCATCCTCATCGACGGCCAGGATATTTCCCAGGTCACCCAGGAAAGCCTGCGCGCCCAGGTGGGCATGGTGACGCAGGACACGTCTCTCCTGCACCGTTCGGTGCGCGACAATCTCCTCTACGGCCGCCCCGGTGCCGGCGAGATGGAAATGATCGCCGCCGCCCGGCGCGCGGAGGCCCATGATTTCATCTTGGGATTGACCGATCCCAAGGGCCGCATCGGCTACGACGCCCATGTGGGCGAGCGTGGCGTGAAGCTGTCCGGCGGGCAGCGCCAGCGCATCGCCATCGCCCGTGTAATGCTCAAGGACGCGCCCATCTTGCTGCTGGACGAAGCCACCAGCGCGCTGGATTCCGAGGTGGAAGCGGCGATACAGGAAAGCCTGTACCGTTTGATGGAAGGCAAGACCGTGGTTGCCATCGCTCATCGCCTGTCCACCATCGCCGCCATGGACCGCCTCGTCGTGATGGACAAGGGGCGCATCGTCGAAGAGGGCGCCCATGCCCAGTTACTGGCCCGTGGGGGTCTCTATGCCCGCTTATGGGCGCATCAGAGCGGTGGGTTCCTGGGAGAACTCTTGGAAGAAGTAGGGGAGGCCGAGGCGGTGGCCTGA
- a CDS encoding PocR ligand-binding domain-containing protein: MADKKDGPHEAPLLFVRSPVVRQMRDPLDAEWNREPRSDLAEEELDLAQLIDFGQMNAIFQSLLEVIGLPVAIVDFQGRVLASSNWQRLCLTFHRTHSGTLARCRESDISLSRQMQEGKTYAIYRCRNGLTDCASPIVVEGRHVANLFIGQFLLNPPDPDYFEAQRAEFGFDKADYFKALAEVPIVSEEKLPAILSLLTGLAKQLAAHSVSEYRAKAAYASVERQIAERTAELQVSYDLLHNLATQVPGVIYQYRVRADGSAHMPYASDAMRAMFRLEPEAVKGTAQPVHALLHPDDYAAVMASIQQSALSLTVWKQRFRIMLADDDVRWLLGHATPQREADGSTLWHGFVTDVTEDVSAEGRLRLAASVFANTREGILITDPKGRIVDVNPAFTDITGYTREEVLGHLPKLLSAGRHGAVVPEAMWRSLRETGAWRGEVWNRDKNGEAHPHLISISAVCDEAGKVSRYVGVFSDITYLKQHEAELELTAHYDALTRLPNRLLLADRLRQAVVLCHRHARLLAVVYLDLDGFKAVNDQHCHDVGDELLIALAQRMKAALREGDTLARIGGDEFVAVLTELESPHDWQPVVNRLLHAAAGKVVVRELTLQVSASIGVTVYPQDPTDAAGLLRHADEAMYAAKQAGRNSYHLYNAEQRVAEKA, encoded by the coding sequence ATGGCTGACAAGAAAGACGGCCCGCATGAAGCGCCGCTATTGTTCGTGCGCTCGCCCGTAGTTCGGCAGATGCGGGATCCGCTCGATGCCGAATGGAATCGCGAGCCGCGGTCTGATTTAGCGGAAGAAGAGCTTGATTTGGCGCAATTGATCGACTTCGGCCAGATGAACGCGATCTTCCAAAGCTTACTCGAAGTGATCGGCCTGCCGGTGGCGATCGTCGACTTTCAGGGGCGTGTCCTGGCCTCGTCCAATTGGCAGCGTCTGTGCCTGACGTTTCACCGTACCCACAGCGGAACCCTGGCGCGTTGCCGGGAAAGCGACATCAGCCTGTCGCGGCAGATGCAGGAGGGTAAGACCTATGCCATTTATCGCTGCCGCAATGGCCTCACCGACTGCGCCTCGCCTATCGTGGTCGAGGGACGTCATGTCGCCAACCTGTTCATAGGGCAGTTCCTGCTTAACCCGCCCGATCCGGATTATTTCGAAGCGCAGAGGGCCGAATTCGGTTTCGACAAGGCTGACTATTTCAAGGCGCTGGCGGAAGTCCCCATCGTCAGTGAAGAGAAACTGCCGGCCATACTGAGTCTGCTGACCGGTTTGGCGAAACAGCTAGCCGCGCACAGCGTGTCCGAATACCGGGCCAAAGCGGCTTATGCCTCCGTGGAGCGGCAAATTGCCGAGCGTACGGCCGAGTTGCAGGTCAGTTACGATTTGCTGCATAACCTGGCCACGCAGGTGCCCGGCGTCATCTATCAGTACCGCGTGCGTGCCGATGGCAGTGCGCATATGCCTTACGCCAGTGACGCGATGCGCGCAATGTTTCGCCTGGAGCCCGAGGCGGTAAAAGGTACGGCACAGCCGGTGCATGCCTTGCTGCACCCGGATGATTACGCCGCGGTCATGGCCTCCATACAGCAGTCCGCTCTATCCTTGACGGTCTGGAAGCAGCGGTTCCGGATAATGCTCGCCGACGACGATGTCCGTTGGCTGTTGGGGCATGCCACTCCTCAGCGCGAAGCCGACGGCAGCACCCTATGGCACGGGTTCGTCACCGACGTGACCGAAGATGTCTCCGCCGAAGGGCGCTTGCGCCTGGCCGCCAGCGTCTTCGCCAATACCCGGGAGGGCATCCTGATCACCGATCCCAAGGGCCGCATCGTCGATGTGAACCCGGCGTTCACCGACATCACCGGTTACACCCGCGAAGAAGTCTTGGGCCATCTGCCCAAACTGCTATCGGCCGGCCGTCATGGGGCCGTGGTTCCGGAAGCGATGTGGCGATCGCTCAGGGAAACGGGCGCTTGGCGCGGCGAAGTCTGGAATCGCGACAAGAATGGCGAGGCGCATCCCCATCTGATCTCGATCTCGGCGGTGTGCGACGAGGCGGGTAAGGTGAGCCGTTACGTCGGAGTGTTTTCCGATATTACGTACTTGAAGCAACACGAAGCGGAACTGGAACTCACCGCTCATTATGACGCGTTGACCCGGCTTCCCAATCGCTTGCTGCTGGCCGATCGTCTGCGGCAAGCCGTGGTTCTGTGCCACCGGCACGCTCGTTTGCTCGCCGTGGTCTATCTCGATCTGGATGGGTTCAAGGCGGTGAACGATCAGCATTGCCATGATGTCGGCGACGAGCTGTTGATAGCGCTGGCTCAGCGCATGAAAGCCGCCCTGCGCGAAGGGGACACGTTGGCGCGCATCGGTGGCGACGAGTTCGTCGCGGTATTGACCGAACTGGAATCGCCGCATGATTGGCAGCCCGTCGTTAATCGCCTGTTGCACGCCGCAGCCGGTAAGGTGGTGGTACGTGAACTGACGTTGCAGGTTTCCGCCAGTATCGGCGTGACCGTCTATCCGCAGGACCCTACCGATGCCGCGGGTTTGCTGCGCCATGCCGACGAAGCCATGTATGCAGCCAAACAAGCCGGCAGAAATAGCTACCACTTGTACAACGCCGAGCAGCGGGTGGCGGAGAAGGCTTAA
- the lpxD gene encoding UDP-3-O-(3-hydroxymyristoyl)glucosamine N-acyltransferase, translating to MNLKPSEIFSRFSQQGLITRHDGPDHAIGRFAPVEDCGPGDLVFVDNAKYLPLVREHQPSAVITSEAIANELTEGDDLAILVAANVRLATALVKQAYDDRDYRTDEWPRVHPSAVIHESVQVPTDAVIGPGVVIGANVSLGEGAVLLANVVVEHDARIGAQTVLHPGVVISYGCEVGAQAMLKAGCVIGSEGFGFAQDEKRHNYRIPHTGKVVIEDRVVIGANTTIDRGTYGATVIRAGTVIDALCHIGHNVEIDEDCILCAHTGISGSSRFGKRVIASGQTGVLDHVSVASDSVLLHRAGVNNSIKEPGMYAGGPVQPLQQYLKNMAVMPRLTEIWSRLKKLEKAVAGLAASAPAKD from the coding sequence ATGAATTTGAAACCCTCCGAGATTTTCAGCCGCTTCAGCCAACAAGGACTCATCACCCGCCATGACGGGCCGGACCATGCTATTGGCCGTTTCGCACCGGTCGAGGACTGTGGTCCCGGTGACCTGGTGTTCGTGGACAACGCGAAATATCTGCCCCTCGTGCGCGAACACCAACCGTCCGCCGTCATCACGAGCGAAGCGATCGCCAACGAACTGACGGAAGGGGATGATCTGGCCATATTGGTGGCCGCCAACGTGCGGCTGGCGACGGCGCTGGTCAAGCAGGCTTATGACGATCGTGATTACCGTACGGACGAATGGCCGCGCGTCCATCCCTCTGCCGTTATCCACGAGAGTGTCCAGGTGCCGACCGATGCCGTGATCGGTCCCGGGGTCGTGATCGGCGCGAACGTGAGCCTCGGGGAAGGGGCGGTGCTGCTCGCCAATGTCGTCGTCGAACACGACGCCCGCATCGGCGCGCAAACGGTCCTGCATCCCGGCGTGGTGATCAGTTACGGCTGCGAGGTCGGCGCGCAGGCCATGCTCAAGGCCGGCTGCGTCATCGGCTCCGAGGGCTTCGGCTTCGCCCAGGACGAAAAACGGCATAACTACCGCATCCCGCATACCGGCAAGGTCGTCATCGAAGACCGCGTGGTGATCGGCGCGAATACCACCATAGACCGCGGCACCTACGGCGCGACGGTCATCCGCGCCGGCACCGTCATCGACGCGTTGTGCCACATCGGCCACAACGTCGAGATCGACGAGGACTGCATACTTTGCGCCCACACCGGCATCTCCGGTTCCAGCCGCTTCGGCAAGCGCGTCATCGCCTCCGGCCAGACCGGGGTGCTGGACCATGTCAGCGTCGCCAGCGATTCGGTGCTGCTGCACCGGGCCGGCGTCAACAACAGCATCAAGGAGCCCGGCATGTATGCCGGCGGTCCGGTTCAACCGCTGCAGCAATATCTGAAAAACATGGCGGTCATGCCCAGGCTCACTGAAATCTGGTCGCGCTTGAAAAAGCTGGAAAAAGCCGTGGCTGGACTGGCGGCGTCGGCCCCTGCCAAGGACTAG
- a CDS encoding heavy-metal-associated domain-containing protein has translation MKTVLNVKGMKCGGCENTVRTTVQAYPGVQSVSPDHKANTVEIEFDEGQVSLETIKKAIADQGFQLT, from the coding sequence ATGAAGACTGTGTTGAACGTAAAAGGCATGAAATGCGGCGGCTGCGAGAACACGGTCCGCACCACCGTCCAGGCTTATCCCGGTGTGCAGTCGGTGAGCCCCGACCACAAGGCCAATACGGTGGAAATCGAGTTCGACGAGGGCCAGGTGAGTCTGGAAACGATCAAGAAGGCGATCGCCGACCAGGGCTTCCAATTGACCTGA
- a CDS encoding malate dehydrogenase codes for MKTPLQIAVTGAAGQISYALLFRLAAGELAGIDQPVVLRLLEVPEAVAALQGVVMELADCASPVLAGVVVTDDPQIAFQDADLAFLIGAKPRTAGMERRDLLQINAEAFALQGRALNTAAKRDVKVLVVGNPANTNALITLSNAPEISPRNFSSMARLDHNRALSLLATHTGHPVSEVSRVAIWGNHSPTQYPDLHHALVAGRPALEKVELAWYRDVFIPTVQQRGSTIIETRGRSSAGSAAHAALHHMRSWLAGTPENDWVSMGVYSDGSYGIREGLVYSFPVVTADGDYRIVQDLPLDDFDLERMRANEAELLAERDMVRHLLRS; via the coding sequence ATGAAAACTCCGCTGCAGATCGCCGTGACGGGCGCGGCCGGGCAGATCAGTTATGCGCTGCTGTTCCGGCTGGCCGCCGGCGAATTGGCGGGCATCGACCAGCCAGTCGTGTTGCGCTTGCTGGAGGTGCCGGAAGCCGTGGCGGCCTTGCAGGGCGTGGTGATGGAACTGGCGGATTGTGCTTCGCCCGTGTTGGCCGGCGTCGTGGTCACCGACGATCCGCAGATAGCCTTCCAGGACGCCGACCTGGCCTTCCTCATCGGCGCCAAACCCCGCACGGCGGGCATGGAACGGCGCGACCTGCTGCAAATCAACGCCGAAGCCTTCGCCCTGCAGGGAAGAGCCCTGAACACGGCCGCCAAGCGCGACGTGAAGGTGTTGGTGGTCGGCAATCCGGCCAACACCAACGCCCTGATCACGCTGAGCAACGCACCCGAGATCTCGCCGCGCAACTTTTCGTCGATGGCCCGGCTGGACCACAACCGCGCGCTCAGCCTGCTGGCGACGCACACCGGACACCCGGTGAGCGAAGTCAGCCGGGTGGCCATTTGGGGAAATCACTCGCCCACGCAGTACCCCGATCTGCATCATGCCCTCGTGGCGGGCCGCCCTGCCTTGGAGAAAGTGGAACTGGCCTGGTACCGGGACGTCTTCATCCCCACCGTCCAGCAGCGCGGTTCGACCATCATCGAAACCCGCGGCCGCTCCAGCGCCGGCTCAGCCGCCCACGCCGCCCTGCACCATATGCGCAGTTGGCTGGCCGGAACGCCCGAGAACGACTGGGTCAGCATGGGGGTATACAGTGACGGCAGCTACGGAATCCGGGAAGGCCTGGTTTACTCCTTCCCGGTCGTCACGGCGGATGGCGATTATCGTATCGTCCAAGATCTCCCGCTCGACGATTTCGACCTCGAACGCATGAGGGCGAACGAGGCCGAGCTATTGGCCGAGCGGGATATGGTGCGGCATCTCCTGCGCTCCTGA
- a CDS encoding glutaminyl-peptide cyclotransferase — protein MRISIKASGFEAKAAALIAAFFVSGAPQAEPYAWITNQKGDSVSVIDTASGSVVKTLELPKGSEPAGVAVSRDGGRVVVANPGKKTVTVIDGKGLAVTANLPLGEGPLGIAIDPAGRTAYVADWYEASLLVLDLDGRTATTKIAVGHVPAGVVVSADGARVYVANRDDNTVTEIDAKTRAVARTVQVGRHPFGIYLSDDGQRLYSANVESNDVTVVDTGTMQPIKTLAVGDRPYALAAAGKHVFVTDQYDNDVTVIDTDNLAVTGRIKVGEYPEGIATHPDGRHVYVANWFADTVSVIDAEALKVVSTLKTGAGARAFGQFMPRPAPR, from the coding sequence ATGCGAATCTCCATCAAAGCTTCGGGCTTTGAGGCGAAGGCGGCGGCGTTGATCGCCGCCTTTTTCGTTTCGGGCGCCCCGCAGGCCGAGCCCTACGCCTGGATCACCAACCAGAAGGGCGACAGCGTTTCCGTCATCGATACCGCTTCGGGTTCCGTGGTCAAGACCCTCGAGTTGCCGAAGGGTTCCGAGCCGGCGGGAGTGGCCGTGAGTCGGGACGGCGGTCGCGTGGTTGTCGCCAATCCCGGCAAGAAGACGGTGACGGTCATCGACGGTAAGGGGCTCGCCGTGACGGCCAACCTGCCGCTCGGCGAGGGGCCTTTGGGCATCGCCATCGACCCGGCCGGCCGGACCGCCTACGTGGCGGATTGGTACGAGGCCAGCCTGCTCGTGCTCGATCTGGATGGGCGGACCGCTACAACCAAGATAGCGGTGGGTCATGTCCCCGCCGGCGTGGTGGTTTCGGCGGACGGGGCCAGGGTCTATGTCGCCAATCGGGACGACAACACGGTTACCGAGATCGACGCGAAAACCCGTGCCGTGGCGCGCACCGTGCAGGTCGGCCGGCATCCTTTCGGAATTTATCTATCGGATGACGGCCAGCGTTTGTATTCCGCCAATGTCGAGAGCAACGATGTCACCGTCGTCGACACCGGCACGATGCAGCCGATCAAGACTCTGGCCGTGGGCGATAGGCCTTATGCCCTGGCGGCGGCAGGCAAGCACGTGTTCGTGACCGACCAGTACGACAACGATGTGACGGTGATCGATACGGATAACTTGGCGGTGACCGGCCGGATTAAGGTGGGCGAATATCCGGAAGGCATCGCCACCCATCCGGACGGGCGGCACGTTTACGTGGCCAACTGGTTCGCGGACACCGTCTCGGTCATCGACGCCGAGGCCTTGAAAGTGGTTTCCACTTTGAAGACCGGAGCCGGCGCCCGGGCTTTCGGGCAATTCATGCCGCGCCCCGCTCCTCGATGA
- a CDS encoding SRPBCC family protein, which produces MKKIATLAAAVALAWTATADAHGPTRQKVTETIEINASPDVVWNIIKDFGNAAWIPAVASTTAQGGNEKGATRELTLKKGGVIKEELKSYDAAAKKYSYRISDEPDCAVLPVNNYSSNISVEASGSGSKVEWNGAYYRCFLNNNPPPDQNEEAANKAITSLYKETLANVKALAEKK; this is translated from the coding sequence ATGAAAAAAATCGCTACGCTCGCGGCCGCCGTCGCGCTGGCCTGGACCGCCACCGCCGATGCCCATGGCCCGACGCGCCAGAAAGTGACCGAAACCATCGAAATCAATGCCTCGCCGGATGTGGTGTGGAACATCATCAAGGATTTCGGCAATGCCGCCTGGATACCGGCCGTCGCCAGCACCACGGCGCAGGGTGGCAACGAAAAGGGCGCCACCCGTGAGCTGACCCTGAAGAAGGGCGGGGTCATCAAGGAAGAATTGAAGTCCTATGATGCCGCCGCCAAGAAATATTCCTACCGCATCAGCGACGAACCCGATTGCGCGGTGCTGCCGGTCAACAACTATTCCTCGAATATCAGCGTGGAAGCCAGCGGCAGCGGCTCCAAGGTCGAGTGGAACGGCGCTTACTACCGTTGCTTCCTGAACAACAACCCGCCGCCGGACCAGAACGAAGAAGCCGCCAACAAGGCTATCACCTCCTTGTACAAGGAGACTCTGGCCAATGTGAAGGCGCTGGCGGAAAAGAAGTAA
- the sbcB gene encoding exodeoxyribonuclease I, which translates to MSRTTLYWHDYETSGIDPRRDRPVQFAGLRTDLDLHPIGEPLTLYCRPSLDTLPTPEASLVTGITPQQAWEKGVCEADFVAAIHGELARPGTCALGYNTLRFDDEVTRNTLYRNFYDPYEREWRSGNSRWDLIDAVRAAAALRPEGIEWPRDEQGRPSFRLEVLTAANGIAHAGAHDALVDVRATVELARLLRQRQPRLYDFLWSNRGKREAAALIKLGEFAPVLHVSEKFPAERHCLAVVVALARHPDNGNGVIVYDLSADPAPLLELDVEQIRARLFTPVRDMPEGVERIPLKTVHLNRCPVLAPMNVLRPADIERLQLDLERCRRHLETLRRASGLDGKLAEVFSAAPPEKPDDGDPDLMIYRGGFFGDADRYRMSEIRALGPEDLARRYFDFDDARLPEMLFRYRARNWPDTLSEEERARWETLRRTRLTEAGHGASITLTEYENRIEALGREHADDSRKLAVLEALRAWGREIIS; encoded by the coding sequence ATGTCCAGAACCACACTTTACTGGCACGACTACGAGACCTCGGGCATCGATCCGCGGCGCGACCGTCCCGTGCAATTCGCCGGGCTCAGGACCGACCTGGATCTGCATCCCATCGGCGAGCCGCTGACGCTTTATTGCCGTCCATCCCTGGATACGTTGCCGACACCCGAAGCGAGTCTGGTCACCGGCATCACGCCGCAACAGGCGTGGGAAAAAGGCGTTTGCGAGGCGGATTTCGTCGCCGCGATTCATGGCGAATTGGCACGGCCCGGTACCTGCGCCTTGGGTTACAACACCTTGCGCTTCGACGACGAGGTGACGCGCAACACGCTGTACCGCAATTTCTACGACCCCTATGAACGCGAATGGCGTAGCGGCAATTCGCGCTGGGATCTGATCGACGCGGTGCGCGCGGCCGCCGCCTTGAGGCCGGAGGGAATCGAGTGGCCAAGGGACGAACAGGGAAGACCCAGTTTTCGTTTGGAGGTCTTGACCGCGGCCAACGGCATCGCCCACGCCGGCGCGCACGACGCCCTGGTCGACGTGCGCGCGACCGTCGAACTGGCCCGCCTGCTTCGTCAGCGTCAGCCCAGGCTGTACGATTTCCTCTGGTCCAACCGGGGCAAGCGCGAAGCGGCGGCCCTGATCAAACTGGGCGAGTTTGCCCCCGTCCTGCATGTTTCGGAAAAATTTCCGGCCGAGCGCCATTGCCTGGCGGTGGTGGTCGCGCTGGCCCGTCATCCGGACAACGGCAACGGGGTCATCGTCTACGACCTGAGCGCCGATCCCGCGCCTTTGCTGGAACTGGATGTCGAGCAAATCCGCGCCCGATTGTTTACGCCCGTCCGCGACATGCCCGAGGGCGTGGAACGGATCCCCTTGAAGACCGTGCATCTCAACCGCTGCCCGGTGCTCGCGCCGATGAATGTGCTGAGGCCGGCCGACATCGAACGCCTGCAACTCGATCTCGAGCGGTGTCGCAGGCATCTGGAAACGTTGCGCCGCGCATCCGGCCTGGACGGCAAGCTGGCGGAGGTCTTTTCCGCTGCTCCGCCGGAAAAGCCGGACGACGGCGATCCCGATTTGATGATCTACCGGGGCGGATTTTTCGGCGATGCGGACCGCTACCGCATGTCCGAGATACGCGCTTTGGGGCCGGAGGATCTCGCCCGGCGCTATTTCGATTTCGACGACGCCCGCCTGCCGGAAATGCTGTTCCGCTACCGCGCCCGCAACTGGCCCGACACGCTGAGCGAGGAGGAAAGGGCGCGTTGGGAGACCTTGCGCCGGACCCGGCTGACGGAAGCCGGTCATGGCGCCTCCATCACCCTGACGGAGTATGAGAACCGCATCGAGGCACTGGGTCGGGAGCATGCGGACGACTCGCGCAAGCTGGCCGTGCTCGAGGCGCTGCGCGCCTGGGGTCGGGAAATTATCAGTTAA
- a CDS encoding CBS domain-containing protein — MLANISVKEYMTPNPVVFRPDTGVHEAIRILLEHRITGAPVVDGQGKILGAFSELDCLRIISTSAYHEDMGGKVGELMTRDVTVLDAEASILDAVDKFSGTQLRHFPVVNEGKLVGVLSRVDVLKALVALR; from the coding sequence ATGCTAGCGAATATCAGCGTCAAAGAGTACATGACACCGAATCCGGTGGTTTTTCGCCCGGATACCGGGGTTCATGAAGCCATACGCATACTGCTGGAGCACCGCATCACGGGCGCTCCCGTGGTGGATGGACAGGGGAAAATACTGGGCGCGTTCTCTGAATTGGATTGTCTGCGCATCATCTCCACCTCGGCCTACCACGAGGACATGGGCGGCAAGGTGGGCGAACTGATGACGCGCGATGTGACCGTGCTCGACGCCGAAGCCAGCATACTGGACGCGGTGGACAAATTTTCCGGCACCCAACTGCGCCATTTTCCCGTCGTCAACGAGGGTAAACTGGTGGGCGTGCTGAGTCGCGTAGACGTGTTGAAGGCCTTGGTAGCTCTACGCTAA
- the nqrM gene encoding (Na+)-NQR maturation NqrM encodes MTLFLISFAVIAVVIFIMAIGVIFGRHAIKGSCGGPGAADCVCVEKCDKRRKWEEAQNL; translated from the coding sequence ATGACACTTTTCCTGATCAGTTTCGCCGTCATCGCCGTGGTGATCTTCATCATGGCGATAGGCGTGATATTCGGACGGCATGCCATCAAGGGCAGTTGCGGCGGCCCGGGGGCGGCCGATTGCGTTTGCGTGGAGAAATGTGACAAGCGTCGCAAGTGGGAGGAGGCGCAGAATCTTTGA